One genomic window of Lytechinus variegatus isolate NC3 chromosome 1, Lvar_3.0, whole genome shotgun sequence includes the following:
- the LOC121425948 gene encoding nuclear receptor subfamily 1 group D member 2-like: MMMTSISSSGYAVLCRVCGDKASGFHYGVHACEGCKGFFRRSIQHNVKYRVCSKGDECLIMRINRNRCQYCRLKKCLAVGMSKDAVRLGRCPKKCKPQGLLMPSPPRSPAGDGDTSALEDSQMKTEQLILSIHEAQKKTLWDWGILQCRSYNLLSQVSDNNNNNGDSIMATRSKIINNLITNNFTASITRIISFAKLVPGFLTLDKSDQITLLKQGSLEILLVRLAHYLNTKEEGAKLIESCQSACQMLEECGLISIKEIMLDVVDFAEKFKALGIVTSEVGLFTAIILLSADRPGLKYPHQIEPLQLQVIQALQSQVMHNHPNDRSVFPRLVTRLSDVRQFSVINSDKMLNIFDGGK; encoded by the exons ATGATGATGACGTCGATATCAAGCAGTGGGTATGCAGTCTTATGCCGGGTGTGTGGAGACAAAGCCTCCGGGTTCCACTATGGTGTGCATGCCTGCGAAGGCTGCAAG GGTTTCTTTCGAAGAAGCATCCAACACAATGTGAAATATCGGGTGTGTAGTAAGGGAGACGAGTGCCTGATCATGAGAATTAATAGGAACAGATGTCAGTACTGTCGTCTCAAAAAGTGCCTTGCAGTCGGGATGTCCAAAGATG CTGTCCGACTTGGTAGATGCCCCAAGAAGTGCAAGCCCCAGGGTTTGTTGATGCCCTCCCCACCCCGCTCTCCTGCAGGGGACGGGGACACCAGTGCCCTGGAGGACTCACAGATGAAGACTGAGCAGCTAATACTCAGCATCCATGAGGCACAGAAGAAGACCTTATGGGATTGGGGCATCCTACAGTGTAGGAGTTACAACCTCTTATCGCAG GTTTcagataacaataacaataatggaGACAGCATAATGGCGACCCGTTCAAAGATCATCAACAACCTCATCACCAACAACTTCACAGCGTCCATCACCCGCATCATCAGCTTTGCCAAACTGGTTCCGGGTTTCCTAACGTTAGACAAGTCGGACCAGATCACGCTACTCAAACAGGGCTCGCTGGAAATCCTCCTTGTGCGGCTGGCTCACTATCTAAACACCAAAGAAGAGGGCGCCAAACTCATCGAGAGCTGCCAGTCGGCTTGCCAGATGCTGGAGGAGTGCGGCCTGATATCGATCAAGGAAATCATGCTGGATGTGGTTGACTTTGCGGAGAAATTCAAGGCATTGGGGATCGTGACAAGCGAGGTCGGACTCTTCACTGCAATTATCCTCCTCAGTGCAG ATCGTCCTGGGCTGAAGTACCCTCATCAGATAGAACCGCTGCAGCTTCAGGTCATACAGGCCCTGCAGTCCCAGGTCATGCACAACCATCCCAACGACCGTTCCGTTTTCCCTCGTCTCGTCACCAGACTATCTGACGTCAGACAATTCAGCGTCATCAACTCTGACAAGATGCTCAATATTTTTGATGGGGGAAAATGA